TAGCCTCTACAAGTCTGAATCACAACCAAAAAGTGATTTCTTTGAAAAGAGTAAGTTTCTGAAGTTAGCGTTCTCCTCATTCCTGGTCTCCCAATGTAACTAAATGTTATGTTTGTACCATGAAGCCTAAGAAAATATCCTATTGTATAGATTCCAAATTAAAAGCCGatattttgttaactcaagccattTACTGTCgtctactgtctattattactgttttagccgagtgagagtgtaagaacggcacagtatgaatACAGTGACTATAGAATCATACTAATAGTCACTGCAAGTATGAGacactaccagcgtcacatagcttcacgaaaaagaattACTAGGAatattggcttgagttaacattgaaatttggtacataaacgccatataccatgggatatcgtCTTATGCCAACTTTTCTCTATGTTTATACTCATACAGTTTGACTATCAGTCAGTTTATGATTTTCctggatgcgatattttgattttctttcTTCAgatcatattataatcattacaGCCTATAATTCAATCCTTGTGCGTCGCAAAATCTTCGgtgaaataatgataacaattaCTCTATCTCCACAGTTAATGAGAATGCAAGGAAGGAGAGCAGTGGGACGTCCAAGGTATTCGTAGACCTATGAGTTGATAGAACGGTGAAGAGGAAAGACTGTTCCAGGGATGAAGATAATGGCGATGGATGGGGAATTATGGAAGAAAAGGACTGAGGCTACCCCAACGCTGTAATGGTACACTTGGGAGAGGCAGAGAACAAAAAGCATAACCtctaaaaattatcaaaatttgatttccCATCTAGGTTTCTGTCTGTTTCTTGTTTCCTATTGTGAGTATAGTATatatttcatgaatgaatatcTGAAGGATTCAGTGGAAGACTTTAGTATTTTTAAATGTGTTTTACTTCTTAAGTAGAGTGAAATTAATGGTTTTAGTtttgactagttttaataaaagtttgaaaaaaataaatgaatcattgATAGTAGTTGCAATGTACGTTTCAGACGCAGCGTGCAGCTCATGCAACCTGTCAGCGGGCACGCTGTTCAACCTGGCCTTCTGGCTGGGCTACTTCAACAGCTGTCTGAACCCGGTGATCTACGCGTGCAGCTGTCGGGAGCTGCGAAGAGCCTTCCTCGGCCTGCTGTGCAGCTGTtgccatcatcaccatcatcatcacaGCCAGCAGCAGCACATGATGATGACACGAAACTCGCTGTCTTCGTCGTCGGTCTACTTCAAACGGGCCTTATAACATTCTGATTGAGTGAAATGGTAGACTACTACTGTATCAGATTATTTGCCTGAGATTTTTGACCGGCTGTTGAACTGGATATCGTACAACATGTACAGTATTGTGAGAAGTGAGGACACAATCTAACTTACGAGTATTGTTTGCTTTACCTATGAGGCCGAAACGTGGACTTTTTTGAACAGAGATGAGAAAAATCATCTCTCTGCATCAAAGGTCATTTGAGAGAAAAATGTCCTCATATTTTAgattttcttgaatattttagaaatttgaaGATATTTTAGTTACCACAACAACAGTTCAAGGGTGGCgtcgagaagaagaagaagaagagtggcGAGGCGAGGTGAGGGAGAAGGCGAAGGAGCATGAGAGAGGAAAAGGATAGGGAACGACAAGGAGGATGATGTGTCTTAGgagaaaatattgaagattgagAGTAAGAATAGGATGAAAGTGGATTTGGagtaggagatgaagaagaagagcaacAAGAACAATATAAAGgagacgagaagaagaagagaagaaggaaagaagtagaggaaaagagagagaagtaGTAGAACAGGAAAAAAACAAGGAATAGGAGACATGATACGTACTCAATATTAGTACGACAAGTGGAAAGGAGAGGATGATAAGGAGAATGGGGAGGAAAGATAGTAGTAAGAGGGGTAGAAATTATTATAGATcaagagaaagaggaaggagaTGATGAAGAGATAGAAGAGGATAAAGAAGGAGAGAGGACAAGTAACATTGTGACAAGTACACAGACTGTAGtcttaatgatatattattggaCGAGCGTAGCGAGTTCCTACTCGAAGCTCGAATCGTTTGTAAGTTGGTAGGTTTGCAGATTGTTCGACTATAACTTTCGAAAgttttcatcaatcaacttccaattttcaatacattttctttcaattattgaacaaatCGAGTTCGTTGGCCAGCAAAAATAGAGTCTATGATGATTTTTGAGGATACAACAGGATAACATTGAATGTTCATAAgtaaaaaaacattttagtGATTAAATTATCACAAACCACAAATTAACTGTCAGCTTCAGCTATTTCTCTTGACTGTCCACCGCTGTCAAAAGACAAAATATCAGCAGaattttgagcgagttctccagcctGGGGGCTTATCCTATTATTAAAAAGTATGAgggagtgagtcaatttcgttGACCAACCAACTCGATCTGTATGATGGATCAGAAAATATGTACGAGTGATTATgataatttcaagttgattgatgAGAGCAAACGGAGCAATAGGAAGTTATGAAAGCGAACACCGATTCGAGTCTCTAAACATCAGTAGGAACTCGCTACGCTCGTTTAACAATGTTGCAGGGCCGTATTCATGAACGTTACTTGAACCTCAACTtatcaaagcaaaaacctatgATAACAAAATTAGTAATTCttgtcaaccgcacgaaaatagtccgatgggaATTGGAAGAGATGAGCCCTCACTTACCCCTCTCACTCAGAGCCCAAAGACGTTGCCAATTCATCAACGATTTTATTTGGCAgcattaaaattatcaatccCACTTTCCATTGAACTATTTTCGTATCGGTACTGggtataaaattattatgaaaaaaatgtaataaaaatttCACGTTTCACATTCCATCTCATATCgacatatttttgaataataacttTTTCTAATTATAAAGAGATTCCATGATAATTTTTACTATCTTTTGCAATTTAATTGTTGTCATATTGTATGGAATTTGCCATCTGTGTATGCTACAATAACCAAAGATTGGACTAGAAATctgattcaaatgtatttttcaataattgatgtaatcggtaaaataaaattgaaatatattcagataactattattattcgaATTTGTCAAGTTTCTTGTGTTATTATTCTTCAACTAACGAATAAAGGGTTCCGGTTTTGctatttataatacaaactcTATTCTATGAGTTTGTGAGCCTAGTAACTCCAAGGCCAGCccaattgcacaaaagcctgttaaatttgaatttacgagaactaatcagaggaGGCTTTAACTATCTATCACTATCTTCAGAAATGTTGTGTAACTTCTCCATGATGAGGTGAaaaagtgattacacaaatattgtcaaatccacaaAAAGAAGTTCACCTCACATCTCAGTTAACCAGACTCGAGTTTCAACGTCATCATCTTCCATATTTTTGTGTAATCACTTTATCAGAggaggctttttcgaaaagaaggctTTTCTAAATTGTTCTCCCgacaatcatgattaaaattcaacagtcttttgtgcaaccgggataAAGTCTATTAaaatagtgagattcacttcaaactgcaGTTGGCATAGTTTAGTGAGAAGCATTGTTGCTATTTATAGGATatttaatgctgacagtttgaagtgaatcagTATATAATACagctcaattattattatcatcatgtataataaatacaaagaTAGGTAGCTACTGTAAGCATATTGTATAGAATTTGATTCTCTATATAAATGTTTGACATTAATTTGGGTAGAATGCACGGTTGAGAAGTTATCAACCAAAATCAGCAAATTCTTGTGATTGGTTTTAAAGTAAATTCTTCCCAcaagaatttacttttttaaagTTTGATAAACCTTTCTCAGAactgattttaaaaaataaattaggtTCACAACCGTTGGAAAATCTAATtttctacaaaaataatttaattggaTCTATATAAGGATTGTTATCAATGAATGAAAGGAAggaatttttcaaagaataaagttttattcaatttgtcacAATGAAAATTCAGAAATATACTCTTCTTCTAGAGGATGTAGAGTGCCAGCAATGACCAAAGAGTGAAGAGGAGGTCCCATCTCAAGGGCTGTGACCTTTTGCAGGGTTGTAGACGTCATTTTCTGATCACTGCTCCCAACTCTGCACACTGCTATACAAATGCTATCAGCACTTAGACCTGCAAAAATAAAAACTCATTTGAAACTATAAAATCTactgatttattatattaatgacttgTATTTATGTTTGATATTTTGATACTTTGATATTTgtgaaggaaaaatatattatgctaTAGCCTCTAAAGTGACTTAATGACTGTTTTTAGGCGCCCGGACCGATGATTCAACGTGTCTATcctgaattcaaattcaatttattcacagcCAACAACACAAATTGTAAAAAGAAGGCAAAGtcagaataaatattatttaggcGTGCAAATATTGTACCAGTAGTCATATGGATAGTTAATCTTCTTCTTTATGGgccgtctccatggcggaggttggccATCATGACGGCAATTTTCACCCTGCTTACAGCCGACTTGTAAACCAATTCCTTAAATTGCGCAACCAAGATATCATTCTTCTCCCCACTGACCTCCTACCTGTTATTTTTCCTTCCATAATGAGGTGCAATATTCTAAGGACTTGAGTCCTCTCATTATGTGAcccaggtaccttaattttctcTCCTTAATTTAACCAATGAGTTGCAGTTTCTTACCCATTCTCCTCTTCATTGTAACATAATTGGTGTAAGAGATTCTCAGCATTCTGCGATAGGTCCACATTTTGAAGgcttgtattttcttctcaccCCATCTATTCACCCCATCAATGTCCATGCTTCCACACCATATGAAAATACAGGAAACACGAAACATTTAAGGATACGCATTCGGAGTTCAAGCTTGATGTAAGTAAATTCTTGATCCTGATGAATGTGGAACGTGCTTTCTCTTATTCTTATCTTGAGTTCTGAGCAGTTATCAGCATTGGAAGTTACCCAAGTCCCAAGGCATGTGTAGGAATCCACCCGCTCCAAACGGATTCCTTCAGCGAATAGATCCCCGATAGGAGGTTGGTCTTTGGTGATTATCATGTACTTTGTCTTTTTAGAATTCAGACTCAAACCACCTTCTTTGCTTGCAATAATGACACTGTTCAGCATCCTCTGGAGATCTTCCATGTTTTCTGCTAGCAGtacagtgtcatctgcataccTTAGGTTGTGTATAGGTGTGCCATTATACCTCAACTCTTATATCTTCAGTCTCATCTTCTAGGGCTTTGCAGATAATTCTTTCGGAATAAATGTTGAAAAGCATTGGGAAAGCACACAACAGCCCTGACGAAACCCTCGTTTGACTTCGAGCTCTTCACTCAACTCAGATTCCATCCGTACTGTGGCCTTTTGGTTATAATACAGGTTCCTTATCAGGCGGGAGTCACGAGCATCCAATTGCATTTCTTTGAGGATATCTAGTAGCTTGTTATGTTGTACCTTATCAAACGCCTTGttataatcaataaaacaagCAAATACTGGCTGATTTACATCCAGGCATCGCTGCAAAATGACGTTAAAAGCGAAAAGAGCCTCTTCGGTACCCAAACCATTCCTGAAGCCGAATTGCATATCTGATAAGTTCTCTTCTAGCCTTTTGGAAATTCTCTGGTGTATTATTTTGAGGAATGTCTTCATTGTGTGACTCATGAGGCTTATAATGCGATAATCTTGACACTTTCTAGCATTTGTCTTTTTTGGGAGAGGTATAAAAATTGACTTCAGCCATTCAGTGGGAATCATACCAGTTTAGTAAACCTGATGTAATAAATGTGTGAGTATTTTCACATATTCATCATCAATGAGTTTAAGAATTTCTCCAGGGAGTTCGTCTGGACCTACAGCCCTTCCACTTTTGATGTTTTTTATGGCAAATTCAATTTCACTTTCTAATATATCTGGTCCAGGGTCTTCACTATTATCACAGCTGAGGAGCTCCCTTTCGTCATTAAAGCGTTTCTGTATGTATACTTCCGAAGACTTCAATTGATCTTTCACATCTAGAACTATCTTCCCATTATCATCAGTTGAAAAGTATCTGCTTTTATTTTGCATTCCAGTGAATTGTTTCATTTTCTTATGCATGTTATGAGAGTCATTTAAGCGTTCTAAGttttaaatttcatcatattctTGTAGCTTCCTTCtcttttctacatttctatcGAATTTCGTTATGTTCTTGTTCTCGTTCGTCTTGTATTTTTGCTTGTCACCAGTTTTGAATTTCCGACGTTTTTCCATAAGATTGAGTATATCCTATGTCATCCACTGTCTGCTCCTATTTGTCCTTTGGCAGTTGAGATAATTCCTACTTGGCTGCGGTAAAGCCGTCTTAAAATCCCTCCATATTGTTTCAGGCTCGACCTCTCCACATATCTCATTATTTATAGATTCCAACTTTCCATTAATTTCCTGAGAAAGTCTTGCTTCCAGGTTGACATTCTTGAGCTTCGTGGTGTCTATCTTAAtgtgtgtatttttgaatagttaataCAAACACATAAACTATAAACATAGAATAATACACATCATGGACATAATATGTACcataacacgggagtggccaGAGAATACCAGTTTGTGATAAAGGTGTGATGCGAGGAAAATTCCAATATAATTTACGAAATCTACACgtacaaagtttttggaaagtACATCATTAGTAATGATGTAATGCTGGAATTTTTCaggcataatttatttatttgatattataCATATTTGAAAGCACCAGAAACTCAATCCCACTATTGCCCTCATAACGCACACTGGGCAGTATTTAAAAAGCATTACATAGAAATTATTatgtacataattattaatactattgAGTTTCAAGGAAAAACTTAAAGCAGGATACAGAATAACAGAAAACCTTGAAtacatgaatattattgtagaaaaaagaaatatagcattaatattgaaatcaaaaatccaagtaccatttttttaagttttcaaaatattaattagattaatatgttgaaacatgttgtgaatgaTAGTTTTAAAAAAGAGTACTAggatttttcaatttccagGTCGAGAAGCCCTCACCAAAAAGTTAATATCTAGCATTAAAAAGTACCTAAATTCGTACGGcgttttgttggtggggagtcccttacgCCTTACGGAAATACCTGAAGCCCGAGAGACCTGGCTCTTAAAtggataatgaatgaatgaatgaacaaattaatttatttcctcctcaaattaCATAACATATCTGTGTTCGAACGTCCCGGGCTTTAGACCGCTACACAATTTTTGTATCCACTAGAACACGGATCAATTAGACGACTACTACTATATTGAGGaatgataatttagaataaaaaaaatacagttCCCAACTGTAATGTTGCTACCTACCCAAACTATAGTGCGCTGTGATGTAGCCAGCAATATAAATACGGGTTTTCATCTAAAGAGTTTCAATCTTTACAATAGAGTTTCCTATCTTTGACAACTGATTGCGGCCATATAGTTGAAACTACATGTGCCAAATTGGTTCTCATCTATTCAGTATGTCTTgccacattataatggaaagTTATAACGTACAATAATCATTACAAGCAAATGATGATATTGTTTAATCAAGAAAGTAATTTTATGTGCAAGCAGTGTTTCAAGAGCTTCGCCAATTTTACAATGTGCCAGACAGCGCACTGAACAAATTACATTCTGGATGTACGATTTCCATAAATGGTAATTTGGTGGCGAGGCGATATTAATTGTGTGATTTGACTTCTCTActctttttattcatttttttttttaagattacgtcctaaggACTCCAGttatggagtataagacaagtcaggcaataattttacataataaataatcaacacTAAGTAAATTAAGTGAATCAACCCTAGTCTTGGTTTGAAAGAAACTCTTGTACACTATAGAATACTCTATTAACTaaatattttcttcaaaatcTTTTTGAAGATcctcaaatcatcattacttttaaGGAGTTGTAGTAACCTGTTATAAAGTTTCCttccaatataatctggttttcgTTCAAATAATCGACTATTGTAAGTCATTATATGATAATCAGCAATCTCTAAGTAGCGCACGACGAGAAAACTGTAAGgataggcgcacaccagttagtcaagacatgatcagacacgattagtcacaatacttcatataGTTGCTTATGTAGACATGtccaattgcaatgactaatcagtgtgagttgcgtcataagtaactatgtgaagtattctgactaaacgtgtcttatcatgtcttgtcttgtcttgactaactggtgtgcgcctagcctaaagACCTGTGTCCCTCTCGTCGTGCACAATTAATAGTCCTATTTAAAATACACGGAAACTGGAAGTAATCAGAAAGTGACCACTTTTGGGACGGGTATCACGACTGACCTTGACTTTACCGGGCTCAAATTGAGATCAGCtgtttttatttacactgttagTAAAATGCTATCTTCCTAATCTAGAGACTGTCCAGAAATTGTACGTTTTCTAAGCTGTGTAGCAAAAGTTTATTTAGCCGGTTACACAGATTAAAGTAGATTTCACTATAGGATCGATTTTAGACTCACATTTTTCCGGTGACAATTGTGACGATTCTTTGCGTTGAATAATTTGCAGCAGCTGACTCGCAGCCTGGTTGACAGTCATAAAACGAGGTGGCTCGtactccctcttcttcttcactaaACTCTCCAGAGTTGGCTCTTTCACTTTAATATCTGAAAATGCAAAATATTTCACATCGAATTAGTagggaataaaaaataaaaaacaataagtatgaataaaaaatagtaatTATGAATGTGTAGCATCAACCGATCAAGGCAATCTGATAAGAACGACTGTAGCAGAAAGGCTGCGCAGGCCTATATAATTGGGAAACATAAGTAATATTAAAACCCATCCCATTCCTAAAAATAActaaggaccggtttccgaactcgggaaatagctaagttctagactttaaccggctttaaactctggagtcagaaaattgactttccgagTCAGGGCTTCAACAGTCATAgtcgaggacttaaatagaagtttataatttcgctttctgagtgaagggcttataagtccaggacttgaattagattctcctCTCTTTCCGAGTCGATGGTTTATCAAAAATTGTCAAGTCCTGAatttaaaacagcgtgattttaaaccctcgactggggtagggttcaaattaagttctagacttgactgagcaaacacaattcagctATTGTTTTGGAGTTGATGAATAGCTAAATAAATGTCATTGaacctaaattatttgaattagtccatccaaattcataatatttatagtttgcaagtttattttggaatTAAGTTCTATCAGAATATTATGCttaaaaactaaccttattttacgaacCTTAAAATGTTTAAGAAAAATAAGACAAGGATTGCCTTAGGAATTTAATCTTCCAATGTGAATGTTATAAATCAATGACATATTcaacatagaatagaatagaaaaaactttTATTGAATATATGAGCTACCTTGGGCGAgcctcaaagaggctgcttgacaaggtaccaTATATGAAACAtgtaaattaaaatataaatatacatatatcagtgaactttatttttacaagaatttactcgacagttaaaattatcatgatataactaattaattgttggctcagctctcaaaaGTGTTATAATGTATAGTCAACCTGAACTTGAATCTTTACAGACATTGAGAAAATAAATGGTTACTACTGAATATTCAACTTGATTCATATGGTGATTACCTATTAATACAACTTACCAAGGAGACACAAGGTGTGAAGACCTCTACTCAGATTTCCTATTATTTTATCGTAAAAACTGTCCGGCTGCCAAGTCTCTGTCCAAAAGGGTATGGACACTGTTTCCCCAAAACTGTATAACTGAAACAATTTTAATGTTGTActggaaaatataaaatcaatcattcaactTACTTAATCATGTAAATTGATCATCAATTGTATCATTTAGTaagatgataattattcagaataaTCATTAAACTAAAGGAGCTGTAGTGAACATCATTCAACAcagtaattaattatttccaagaATCATCTGAGACATTAAGGATGGAAGAATTCATGAATGGACATTTTATAATAGTGGTTAATTTTCAAGGATTAATTGAgatatttcagaagaatacaaacACAAAAGAGTACCGATTCGGCCATCGGTTATCCGGAAGTCTGTAGGGTGGTATACGAATTGAAATCCTTAAAACCCCAATCTGCATTTAATGCGGTCAATTGGTCCTCCGCAATCAAGGGGCagtacaatatttatataactTGAAAAGATTTGAGTTACTATAACCTATTGAATTAAACTGCATGGAGTCTATTCTAACTAGAATGTAAATGGAAGATAATTGTAAACAAGTCATATTACTTACTCGTACAACATGACTATCAAGTACTGTCATAgacaaataattcaataattaaacgGTATCTTTACTGTATGGTACTGTAGGCGAGAATGCAGTTTTTAATTACGTCCAAAGGCAAGAGCTATCTATGCGATATCATGCGCTAAGAGCTATCATGCATCAATTAGTCCGGATAATCGGTGCACGACTGCATTTAgaaaattttaatgaatcatGAAGAAACTGGAGGGATCTATTTTTACAGTCGGAATAACGTTGTAAAATGAAAACTTAAaggaaattgtatttttactaCACATAGTGTTTTTTGAATTTACAGTATTTGAGTCCATATTCGGTTCAGTAAAAATATTCTTTCCATGAGATCTAATaggactattcccactcagcctCATTCGGCTTTATTATACGCATCCATTAAATCATTTTATAACTTGAATGAGTGGACAATTTGTTGATAAGCCTTATTCTAATGCAATGAGAAcgatttgatttcaaatttattttaaaaaatcaatggTATTGGCAAAATCAagtagttttcattcaatatggacaTTTAGCATAAAATCACCTTCACAGCTTGCTCCACTGTTTCAACAtggagaaaatattcaaatcagtaACCACAAAGGCTGCCAAAGCGATCAGCCAATGGAAAACAAGACTCGCGTTGGCCGCACTGTTGTcatatcggatgggcacgttaaactgttggTCCCAGGTGAATTATAAAAGCCGTAAGGCCCAAATGATATATCCAGGTCGGGTGAGACCTACCCGCCAGGGACTCTCCACCAACAAAAATCCACACAAATGTATTTTACTGTTGATACTGTAATGAAATTGTAAATGTTCCTGTAAGGCTGgtcactaacggtagaacatgcatcCACATTCATAGTCGATGTAGAGTGCAATTCCTTAGAGGCGTCTCGAGACGCGCGGTTATAAGCAGGCGTGTCGAGTCGCATGGTCCGGCGTTTCGAGACGCCTAGTTAGAGCCGTCACGGCTAGAGCACATAACCTGTAAGTTCATTAAATTCGATGATTCATTAGATAAAAATCGTTAAAGCAATATAATAGCCAACAATTCATCTGTCGCCTTAACGTTCATACAAAAAAAAGATTCAATGAGTCATCGAATCTAAATTTATGGGTTATGTGCTCTAGCCGTGACGGCTATAACGACGCTTCTCGAGCAGCTTGCTTATAGCCGTGCGCGCCTCGACACGCCTctaatgaattaaattaataattgttgtCTCATCACAGCTGTGATCGCAACGGAACGCttcgggaaaaattttttcaagttagGTTTTTGTAACtctcatttttgttttttactgctctatttgaggttgaattatttctctgtcattattatttttctagtggtttatttagaattattggttgtttattttatgttagaagcctctcgctgatgacagcTGTAATCAACGTAGATCGACTATGTATTTTCATGCATATCCGTTAGTGGCCAGCATAAcactataattattgaaattgaccTGTGGTCACCACCAACAAGAAATCCatacaaatttatttcaatgatgTGATACTGTAATGAAGCTGTAAATGTTTCTGTAACACGATAATTGATAGTGCGATGGAAACGCACTTGTAGTCCCCATTAATAAAAATCCATACAAATTAAGTGTGATACTGTAATGAAGCTGTAATTGAAATGCACCTGTAAACCAGTGCATCCGATTGCATTCATGATTGATGCATTGTGAATGATCTGACAGCGTATGCCGGCCTTTTTGGCGCGGAGGGCAAGGTCTGTGTGAGTGGTGGCGCCAAACGGGTCACCGACCACCAGAAGCGCCACGTCGGCACAATCGGCGTCGCGCAAAATCTCATCTCCTTGCTCCACCAGCTCTCGATCCGCCACTATCAGATCGTCTCGCTCGTAGAACGCCTCCTGTCAATCACAACCACCAACATACCAATAATTTAACATTTGTTACAATCAATCGCATAgaattcttgaaaattgatacAAGTAGGATTGAACCAATCCTATTTCAAAGAATTTATTTTCTAAATACTAAGAAATGGTACTAAAAAATTAACTATTTCAAAATACTGAAAATgaatgtttctaacgggtgattctgatagaaaataaccctcgGGTGATGATTTCAGCCGATATATATTTTGTTCTGTTAGGAAGGCataaaggtattataatgataaatttgtagctgtaggacatgattttctatttttgggtttATTACTCCTTCCCAtcactactaaattcgaaaattctaaggaatcctgttcagaattaatattgttctttctcgtgatgtgtggttttttatcaatactagaaaaatattcaagttgtatagggtagaagtggtaagtttgcataattttgaaaatcctcttaaaaatacccttttttgaaaattcctagctccggaaccaaaaatggtagaatcctgcgcgaccactcaatttattgggaatgttatctttaattttgtagagaatgatttatctccaaaaactcgaagttttcgagtggaaaaattaaaaaaagccCGAAATTTtaggggttttgggggtgaagccgacCTTTGGCGGGTCGgtaaatttcagattcgaattcagcgccccaaaatacatatagaaccgtcgagaaaaattctttaagggctgtttcctgaaaaacgaccatttgactggactaaaagctatagatgctcgtccattgcaacaggttcatacgtccgtgca
Above is a window of Nilaparvata lugens isolate BPH chromosome 4, ASM1435652v1, whole genome shotgun sequence DNA encoding:
- the LOC111061408 gene encoding diphthine methyl ester synthase gives rise to the protein MLYIIGLGLGDEKDITYKGLEAVKKANRVYLEEYTSILTVGKRALEAFYERDDLIVADRELVEQGDEILRDADCADVALLVVGDPFGATTHTDLALRAKKAGIRCQIIHNASIMNAIGCTGLQLYSFGETVSIPFWTETWQPDSFYDKIIGNLSRGLHTLCLLDIKVKEPTLESLVKKKREYEPPRFMTVNQAASQLLQIIQRKESSQLSPEKCLSADSICIAVCRVGSSDQKMTSTTLQKVTALEMGPPLHSLVIAGTLHPLEEEYISEFSL